A stretch of the Aegilops tauschii subsp. strangulata cultivar AL8/78 chromosome 4, Aet v6.0, whole genome shotgun sequence genome encodes the following:
- the LOC109766764 gene encoding protein VAPYRIN has protein sequence MDRLVIPEPTNEVVVRVEPGRPARGELTLRNAMHTMPVAFRLQPAVRGRFAVRPHTGILAPLAAVTVEVLYMASEAPDGPGGGGSRGEDAFLLHSVVAPGASVREPVSALDSVNPEWFSARKKQVFVDSGIRASFVGAEVAARLVATGAVEALREVLDRSDPAWRAADAADESGSTLLDLAVGLGRADIVQVLLEYGADADKPSRGRTPLEIAAASGECLIAELLLANGAKHAGSDALHVAAAAGHDDVLKLLLGKPAPASPGSSSSASFSGSFTSIDAAGREGKTPLRLAAEGGRREAVKALLAAGARADARCGTDGGTALHAAARRGDEAVARLILAHGVAGTASVRDAKGKTAYETAAEEGHTGRIMDFLGLGEAILAAARKGEARAVRRAADGGASVEGRDAHGWTPLMRAAFKGRADAVRDLIERGVDLEACDAEGYTALHCAAEAGRSDVVDILLKAGANARAATTKGRTAAASAAVTGKAKVVRLLEKAGGVGRKGAGEKAAPAVAKGGSMDRRRRGRKGSSGAIRFGGGKEGYEAATVTVGWSH, from the coding sequence ATGGACCGGCTGGTGATCCCGGAGCCGACGAACGAGGTGGTGGTGCGGGTGGAGCCGGGGCGGCCGGCCAGGGGGGAGCTCACGCTGCGCAACGCCATGCACACCATGCCCGTCGCCTTCCGCCTGCAGCCGGCCGTCAGGGGCCGCTTCGCCGTGCGCCCGCACACCGGGATCCTGGCGCCGCTCGCCGCGGTCACCGTTGAGGTGCTCTACATGGCCTCCGAGGCGCCCGACGGGCCCGGCGGGGGAGGCAGCCGCGGGGAGGACGCCTTCCTGCTGCACAGCGTGGTGGCGCCCGGCGCCTCTGTCAGGGAGCCCGTCTCCGCGCTCGACTCGGTGAACCCTGAGTGGTTCTCCGCGAGGAAGAAGCAGGTGTTTGTCGACAGCGGCATCCGGGCGTCCTTCGTGGGCGCCGAGGTCGCGGCGCGCCTCGTCGCCACCGGGGCCGTGGAGGCGCTCAGGGAGGTGCTCGACCGCAGCGACCCCGCGTGGCGCGCCGCGGACGCCGCCGACGAGTCCGGGAGCACGCTGCTCgacctcgcggtgggcctcggcCGCGCGGACATCGTGCAGGTGCTCCTCGAGTACGGCGCCGACGCCGACAAGCCCAGCCGCGGACGGACACCCCTCGAGATCGCAGCGGCGTCCGGCGAGTGCCTCATCGCGGAGCTCCTCCTCGCCAACGGAGCCAAGCACGCCGGCTCCGACGCGCTCCACGTGGCCGCCGCGGCGGGACACGACGATGTCTTGAAGCTGCTTCTTGGAAAGCCCGCGCCTGCTTCTCccggctcctcctcctcagcTTCCTTCTCCGGTTCCTTCACGTCCATCGACGCGGCAGGGAGGGAGGGCAAGACCCCACTGCGGCTGGCGGCGGAGGGTGGCCGGCGGGAAGCGGTGAAGGCGCTCCTGGCGGCCGGCGCGAGGGCCGACGCGAGGTGCGGCACGGATGGCGGCACCGCCCTCCACGCCGCGGCGAGGCGGGGCGACGAGGCCGTGGCCCGCCTGATCCTGGCGCACGGCGTGGCCGGCACGGCCTCGGTGCGCGACGCGAAAGGGAAGACGGCCTACGAGACCGCGGCCGAGGAGGGCCACACCGGGCGGATCATGGACTTCCTAGGGCTCGGCGAGGCGATCCTGGCGGCCGCGCGCAAGGGCGAGGCCCGGGCCGTCCGTCGGGCCGCGGACGGCGGCGCGTCCGTGGAAGGGCGGGACGCGCACGGGTGGACGCCGCTGATGCGCGCCGCGTTCAAGGGGCGCGCCGACGCGGTTCGCGACCTCATCGAGCGGGGCGTCGACTTGGAGGCGTGCGACGCCGAGGGCTACACGGCGCTGCACTGCGCCGCCGAGGCGGGGCGCTCGGACGTGGTGGACATCCTCCTAAAGGCCGGGGCCAACgccagggcagcgacgacgaaggGGAGGACGGCCGCAGCCTCCGCGGCGGTCACGGGCAAGGCCAAGGTGGTGCGGCTGCTGGAGAAggccggcggggtcgggcggaaGGGCGCCGGTGAGAAGGCGGCGCCGGCGGTGGCCAAGGGCGGGAGCATGGACAGGCGACGGAGGGGGAGGAAGGGAAGCAGTGGCGCCATACGGTTCGGTGGCGGGAAGGAGGGGTACGAAGCCGCCACGGTCACCGTCGGGTGGTCCCACTAG